One segment of Cyprinus carpio isolate SPL01 chromosome A17, ASM1834038v1, whole genome shotgun sequence DNA contains the following:
- the LOC109085359 gene encoding receptor expression-enhancing protein 3-like isoform X1 codes for MVSWIISRVIVLVFGTLYPAYYSFKAVKSKNVKEYVRWMMYWIVFALYTVVETITDLSLAWFPVYYELKMALVFWLLSPYTRGASVLYRKFLHPMLASKEREIDDYIVQAREKSYETVVSFGRQGLTIAAAAAVSAAVKGQGAISERLRSFSIPDLTQFPSEQSAFSNPSRRALQPANPSAADSEPYKQAGEGHEEETDGVLSEDEASVQKGLRRTQSVKLARAKAARKEPRYGSLKLKPRRRQLITSSTFDHP; via the exons ATGGTGTCGTGGATTATATCTAGGGTCATCGT TCTTGTGTTTGGAACGCTGTATCCTGCGTACTACTCCTTTAAAGCCGTCAAATCCAAGAATGTCAAAGAATAT GTGCGATGGATGATGTACTGGATTGTGTTTGCTCTTTACACAGTAGTGGAGACCATCACAGACCTTTCTTTGGCTtg GTTTCCAGTTTACTACGAACTGAAAATGGCTTTAGTCTTTTGGTTGCTGTCTCCCTACACCAGAGGAGCCAGTGTCCTCTACAGGAAGTTCCTACACCCTATGCTGGCATCCAAGGAAAGG GAGATTGACGATTATATCGTCCAGGCCAGAGAGAAGAGTTATGAGACCGTGGTGAGTTTTGGGCGGCAGGGTCTCACGATTGCGGCTGCTGCTGCGGTCTCGGCTGCTGTGAAG GGACAGGGTGCCATTAGTGAACGTCTGAGGAGTTTCAGTATTCCAGACCTGACGCAGTTCCCCTCTGAACAATCAGCATTCTCCAACCCCAGCCGACGGGCCCTCCAGCCTGCTAACCCTAGCGCTGCTGATTCTG AGCCATATAAACAAGCAGGGGAGGGGCATGAGGAGGAAACAGATGGAGTATTATCCGAAGACGAGGCGTCAGTGCAGAAGGGTCTACGCAGAACTCAGAGTGTGAAACTCGCCCGTGCCAAAGCAGCACGCAAAGAG cctcgCTATGGCTCTCTGAAGCTGAAACCCAGACGGCGGCAATTGATTACATCATCCACTTTTGACCACCCTTGA
- the LOC109085359 gene encoding receptor expression-enhancing protein 3-like isoform X2 encodes MMYWIVFALYTVVETITDLSLAWFPVYYELKMALVFWLLSPYTRGASVLYRKFLHPMLASKEREIDDYIVQAREKSYETVVSFGRQGLTIAAAAAVSAAVKGQGAISERLRSFSIPDLTQFPSEQSAFSNPSRRALQPANPSAADSEPYKQAGEGHEEETDGVLSEDEASVQKGLRRTQSVKLARAKAARKEPRYGSLKLKPRRRQLITSSTFDHP; translated from the exons ATGATGTACTGGATTGTGTTTGCTCTTTACACAGTAGTGGAGACCATCACAGACCTTTCTTTGGCTtg GTTTCCAGTTTACTACGAACTGAAAATGGCTTTAGTCTTTTGGTTGCTGTCTCCCTACACCAGAGGAGCCAGTGTCCTCTACAGGAAGTTCCTACACCCTATGCTGGCATCCAAGGAAAGG GAGATTGACGATTATATCGTCCAGGCCAGAGAGAAGAGTTATGAGACCGTGGTGAGTTTTGGGCGGCAGGGTCTCACGATTGCGGCTGCTGCTGCGGTCTCGGCTGCTGTGAAG GGACAGGGTGCCATTAGTGAACGTCTGAGGAGTTTCAGTATTCCAGACCTGACGCAGTTCCCCTCTGAACAATCAGCATTCTCCAACCCCAGCCGACGGGCCCTCCAGCCTGCTAACCCTAGCGCTGCTGATTCTG AGCCATATAAACAAGCAGGGGAGGGGCATGAGGAGGAAACAGATGGAGTATTATCCGAAGACGAGGCGTCAGTGCAGAAGGGTCTACGCAGAACTCAGAGTGTGAAACTCGCCCGTGCCAAAGCAGCACGCAAAGAG cctcgCTATGGCTCTCTGAAGCTGAAACCCAGACGGCGGCAATTGATTACATCATCCACTTTTGACCACCCTTGA
- the LOC109085359 gene encoding receptor expression-enhancing protein 3-like isoform X3, with protein MVSWIISRVIVLVFGTLYPAYYSFKAVKSKNVKEYVRWMMYWIVFALYTVVETITDLSLAWFPVYYELKMALVFWLLSPYTRGASVLYRKFLHPMLASKEREIDDYIVQAREKSYETVVSFGRQGLTIAAAAAVSAAVKNCISLDTEQLYEHIKGDTFQTRTPTSPQRQVLVKRARKSSSCCTYLR; from the exons ATGGTGTCGTGGATTATATCTAGGGTCATCGT TCTTGTGTTTGGAACGCTGTATCCTGCGTACTACTCCTTTAAAGCCGTCAAATCCAAGAATGTCAAAGAATAT GTGCGATGGATGATGTACTGGATTGTGTTTGCTCTTTACACAGTAGTGGAGACCATCACAGACCTTTCTTTGGCTtg GTTTCCAGTTTACTACGAACTGAAAATGGCTTTAGTCTTTTGGTTGCTGTCTCCCTACACCAGAGGAGCCAGTGTCCTCTACAGGAAGTTCCTACACCCTATGCTGGCATCCAAGGAAAGG GAGATTGACGATTATATCGTCCAGGCCAGAGAGAAGAGTTATGAGACCGTGGTGAGTTTTGGGCGGCAGGGTCTCACGATTGCGGCTGCTGCTGCGGTCTCGGCTGCTGTGAAG aattgcatttcTTTAGACACAGAACAACTTTATGAACACATCAAAGGGGATACTTTTCAGACGCGCACTCCAACTTCGCCTCAGCGCCAGGTGCTAGTCAAACGAGCGCGGAAAAG CAGTAGCTGTTGCACCTATCTCAG GTAG
- the LOC109085359 gene encoding receptor expression-enhancing protein 3-like isoform X5, whose translation MVSWIISRVIVLVFGTLYPAYYSFKAVKSKNVKEYVRWMMYWIVFALYTVVETITDLSLAWFPVYYELKMALVFWLLSPYTRGASVLYRKFLHPMLASKEREIDDYIVQAREKSYETVVSFGRQGLTIAAAAAVSAAVKQ comes from the exons ATGGTGTCGTGGATTATATCTAGGGTCATCGT TCTTGTGTTTGGAACGCTGTATCCTGCGTACTACTCCTTTAAAGCCGTCAAATCCAAGAATGTCAAAGAATAT GTGCGATGGATGATGTACTGGATTGTGTTTGCTCTTTACACAGTAGTGGAGACCATCACAGACCTTTCTTTGGCTtg GTTTCCAGTTTACTACGAACTGAAAATGGCTTTAGTCTTTTGGTTGCTGTCTCCCTACACCAGAGGAGCCAGTGTCCTCTACAGGAAGTTCCTACACCCTATGCTGGCATCCAAGGAAAGG GAGATTGACGATTATATCGTCCAGGCCAGAGAGAAGAGTTATGAGACCGTGGTGAGTTTTGGGCGGCAGGGTCTCACGATTGCGGCTGCTGCTGCGGTCTCGGCTGCTGTGAAG CAGTAG
- the LOC109085359 gene encoding receptor expression-enhancing protein 3-like isoform X4 translates to MVSWIISRVIVLVFGTLYPAYYSFKAVKSKNVKEYVRWMMYWIVFALYTVVETITDLSLAWFPVYYELKMALVFWLLSPYTRGASVLYRKFLHPMLASKEREIDDYIVQAREKSYETVVSFGRQGLTIAAAAAVSAAVKTQNNFMNTSKGILFRRALQLRLSARC, encoded by the exons ATGGTGTCGTGGATTATATCTAGGGTCATCGT TCTTGTGTTTGGAACGCTGTATCCTGCGTACTACTCCTTTAAAGCCGTCAAATCCAAGAATGTCAAAGAATAT GTGCGATGGATGATGTACTGGATTGTGTTTGCTCTTTACACAGTAGTGGAGACCATCACAGACCTTTCTTTGGCTtg GTTTCCAGTTTACTACGAACTGAAAATGGCTTTAGTCTTTTGGTTGCTGTCTCCCTACACCAGAGGAGCCAGTGTCCTCTACAGGAAGTTCCTACACCCTATGCTGGCATCCAAGGAAAGG GAGATTGACGATTATATCGTCCAGGCCAGAGAGAAGAGTTATGAGACCGTGGTGAGTTTTGGGCGGCAGGGTCTCACGATTGCGGCTGCTGCTGCGGTCTCGGCTGCTGTGAAG ACACAGAACAACTTTATGAACACATCAAAGGGGATACTTTTCAGACGCGCACTCCAACTTCGCCTCAGCGCCAGGTGCTAG